Proteins from a single region of Chrysemys picta bellii isolate R12L10 chromosome 9, ASM1138683v2, whole genome shotgun sequence:
- the IRS1 gene encoding insulin receptor substrate 1, protein MASPTDNNEGFFSDVRKVGYLRKPKSMHKRFFVLRAASESGPARLEYYENEKKWRHKSGAPKRSIPLESCFNINKRADSKNKHLVALYTKDEHFAIAADSEPEQESWYQALLQLHNRAKGHHHLHHHRHHHHHSDVSFGGGSAGLGETGDDSYGEVVPGPAFKEVWQVILKPKGLGQTKNLIGIYRLCLTNKTISFVKLNSDAAAVVLQLLNIRRCGHSENFFFIEVGRSAVTGPGEFWMQVDDSVVAQNMHETILEAMRAMSEEFRPRSKSQSSSNCSNPISVPLRSRHHVNNPPPSQVGLSRRSRTESVTATSPAGGGGGGGGTGGKPSSFRVRASSDGEGTMSRPASVDGSPVSPSANRTHSHRHRGNSRLHPPLNHSRSIPMPSSRCSPSATSPVSLSSSSTSGHGSTSDCLFPRRSSASVSGSPSDGGFISSDEYGSSPCDFRSSFRSVTPDSLGHTPPARGDEELNNYICMGGKAASSCSLAAPNGHFIPRSCHPQHQQCRYPGTPCCPRSGGEEVTDLEKGFRKRTHSAGTSPTISHQKTPSQSSVASIEEYTEMLPSYPCGGNRLPSYRHSAFVPTHSYPEEHLEMHHLEGSHHRTNSTPHTDDGYMPMSPGVAPVPSSGGTPKGGDYMPMSPKSVSAPQQIINPGRGGRHAQAMVDSNGYMMMSPSGSCSPDGGPAGYGKMWTNGAGHHPKLSVESSEGKLPCSGSDYINMSPASGSATSTPPDCYFATSEPPGPEEASAQGPAEPPHKPIYSYFSLPRSFKHVQRRAAEESGPQLRISLSSGRLLYAAEDSSSSTSSDSLGGGGGQEGAGGPYQAQPPPQQPTRQAAAQSRSRLTRPTRLSLDGPKASTLPRAREQPPLLLPPEPKSPGEYVNIEFVASDKPAFPSAARPRGDEGSEYMNMELGPPRAACQAGFAAVRAAAAARPGRGAAALSSRDYVTMEQGGGVGGPCPGCADPPSPALLLNYADMRTGRAVPENSPAAPASAQAQPPAELAAAPPRSSSLMGGPGVNSAFTRVSLSPSPGRNQSAKVIRADPQGGRRRHSSETFSSTPSNARGTAGSGGLNAPLLYGAGGAEEVKRHSSASFENVWLRPASGELGAAARREQQPLGAGGGFENGLNYIDLDLVKDFNQRRQHPHHPQEGTSALGGRQPPPPPRAPNQPCGSSHSSDDLSAYASISFQRREDV, encoded by the coding sequence ATGGCTAGCCCCACGGATAATAATGAGGGCTTCTTCTCAGATGTCAGGAAGGTGGGTTACTTGCGCAAACCCAAGAGCATGCATAAACGCTTCTTCGTGCTGAGGGCAGCCAGCGAGTCAGGACCTGCCCGGCTGGAGTACTATGAGAATGAGAAGAAATGGAGACATAAGTCAGGAGCCCCCAAGCGTTCCATCCCACTGGAGAGCTGCTTCAACATCAACAAACGGGCAGACTCCAAGAACAAGCACCTGGTGGCCCTCTATACCAAGGACGAGCACTTTGCCATTGCAGCTGACAGCGAGCCTgagcaggagagctggtaccaagCCTTGCTGCAGTTGCACAATCGGGCCAAGGGCCACCACCACCTCCATCATCAtcgtcaccaccaccaccacagtgaTGTCTCCTTTGGGGGTggcagtgcagggctgggggagacagGTGACGATAGCTATGGCGAGGTGGTGCCTGGTCCGGCTTTCAAGGAGGTTTGGCAAGTGATCCTGAAACCTAAAGGTCTGGGCCAGACCAAGAACTTGATCGGCATCTACCGCCTGTGCCTGACCAACAAAACCATCAGCTTTGTGAAGCTGAACTCAGATGCAGCTGCTGTGGTACTGCAGCTGCTCAACATCCGCCGCTGTGGCCACTCAGAGAACTTCTTTTTCATAGAGGTTGGGCGTTCAGCGGTGACTGGGCCTGGTGAGTTCTGGATGCAGGTGGATGATTCAGTGGTGGCACAGAACATGCATGAGACCATCTTGGAAGCCATGCGAGCCATGAGTGAGGAATTCCGGCCCCGCAGCAAGAGCCAGTCCTCTTCCAACTGCTCCAATCCCATCTCTGTGCCCCTCCGCAGCAGACACCATGTCAACAACCCCCCACCCAGCCAGGTGGGGCTCAGTCGCAGGTCCAGGACTGAGAGTGTGACTGCTACCTCccctgctgggggtggtggtggtggaggaggaacAGGGGGCAAACCCAGCTCTTTCCGAGTCCGAGCCTCTAGTGATGGGGAAGGAACTATGTCCAGGCCTGCCTCTGTGGATGGCAGCCCAGTAAGTCCCAGTGCCAACCGGACCCACTCACATCGGCACCGTGGCAACTCCAGGCTTCACCCTCCACTCAACCACAGTCGCTCCATCCCAATGCCTTCTTCACGCTGTTCCCCTTCAGCCACCAGTCCAGTCAGCCTGTCATCTAGCAGCACCAGTGGCCATGGCTCCACCTCAGACTGCCTCTTCCCACGCAGGTCCAGTGCTTCGGTATCAGGCTCCCCCAGTGATGGTGGTTTCATCTCCTCCGACGAATATGGCTCTAGCCCCTGCGATTTCCGCAGCTCTTTTCGCAGTGTGACTCCAGACTCTCTGGGTCACACCCCGCCAGCACGGGGGGATGAGGAGCTCAACAACTACATTTGTATGGGGGGCAAGGCTGCCTCGTCCTGCAGCTtggcagctcccaatggccactTCATCCCTCGCAGTTGCCACCCACAGCATCAGCAGTGCCGCTATCCTGGCACCCCATGCTGCCCCCGGAGTGGTGGAGAGGAGGTAActgacctggagaagggcttcAGGAAGCGGACTCACTCTGCAGGCACCTCACCCACCATCTCCCACCAGAAGACACCCTCACAGTCTTCAGTGGCCTCTATTGAGGAGTACACGGAAATGCTGCCTTCCTATCCTTGTGGTGGCAACCGGCTGCCCTCCTACCGGCACTCTGCCTTTGTGCCCACTCACTCCTATCCTGAGGAGCATTTGGAGATGCACCATTTGGAGGGCAGCCACCACCGGACCAACTCCACCCCACACACTGATGACGGCTACATGCCAATGTCGCCTGGGGTGGCCCCTGTGCCCAGCAGTGGTGGCACACCCAAAGGTGGTGACTATATGCCCATGAGCCCCAAGAGCGTGTCAGCCCCACAGCAGATCATCAACCCTGGCAGGGGGGGTCGCCACGCCCAAGCCATGGTGGACTCCAATGGGTACATGATGATGTCCCCTAGCGGCAGCTGTTCACCTGACGGTGGTCCTGCCGGCTACGGCAAAATGTGGACTAATGGGGCTGGCCACCACCCAAAGCTCTCGGTAGAGAGCAGCGAAGGGAAGCTCCCCTGCAGCGGCAGTGACTACATCAACATGTCCCCAGCCAGCGGCTCCGCCACCAGCACCCCCCCGGACTGCTACTTCGCCACCTCGGAGCCGCCGGGCCCGGAGGAGGCCTCGGCGCAGGGCCCGGCCGAGCCCCCTCACAAGCCCATCTACTCCTACTTCTCCCTGCCGCGCTCCTTCAAACACGTGCAGCGCAGGGCAGCCGAGGAGAGCGGCCCCCAGCTGCGCATCTCCCTCAGCTCCGGCCGCTTGCTCTACGCCGCGGAGGACTCGTCCTCTTCCACCAGCAGCGACAGCCTCGGGGGAGGCGGGGGCCAAGAGGGCGCCGGAGGTCCCTACCAGGCGCAGCCCCCGCCGCAGCAGCCTACCCGTCAGGCGGCCGCGCAGAGTAGGAGCCGCCTGACCAGACCCACCCGCTTGTCCCTGGACGGCCCCAAGGCCAGCACTCTGCCGCGGGCGCGGGAGCAgcccccgctgctgctgccgccggagCCCAAGAGCCCCGGCGAGTACGTGAACATTGAGTTCGTGGCCAGTGACAAGCCGGCTTTCCCGTCGGCCGCGCGGCCCCGAGGGGACGAAGGCTCCGAGTACATGAACATGGAGCTGGGGCCGCCGCGGGCTGCCTGCCAAGCCGGCTTCGCAGCCGTACGGGCGGCAGCTGCGGCCCGGCCAGGCCGAGGAGCTGCTGCCCTCAGCAGCCGGGACTATGTGACTATGGAACAGGGGGGCGGTGTCGGGGGGCCCTGCCCGGGCTGCGCCGACCCCCCGTCCCCCGCGCTCTTGCTCAACTACGCCGACATGCGGACGGGCCGTGCCGTCCCGGAgaactcccctgctgcccctgcctccGCCCAGGCGCAGCCGCCGGCCGAGCTGGCAGCGGCGCCACCGCGCTCCTCCTCCCTGATGGGAGGCCCGGGGGTGAACAGCGCCTTCACCCGCGtcagcctcagccccagccccggccgcAATCAGAGCGCCAAAGTGATCCGCGCCGACCCGCAGGGGGGCCGCCGGCGGCACAGCTCCGAGaccttctcctccacccccagcaaCGCCCGCGGCACGGCGGGCAGCGGCGGCCTCAACGCGCCCTTGCTCTACGGGGCGGGGGGCGCCGAGGAGGTGAAACGCCACAGCTCGGCCTCCTTCGAGAACGTCTGGCTCCGGCCTGCCTCCGGGGAGCTGGGGGCGGCCGCCAGGAGGGAGCAGCAGCCCCTCGGGGCCGGGGGTGGCTTTGAGAACGGACTCAACTACATCGACCTGGACTTAGTGAAGGATTTTAATCAGCGTCGCCAacacccccaccacccccaggagGGCACCTCTGCGCTGGGGGGGaggcagccgccgccgccgcccagAGCCCCTAATCAGCCTTGTGGGAGTAGCCACTCTAGCGACGATTTGAGTGCATATGCCAGCATCAGCTTCCAGAGGCGGGAGGACGTCTAA